A DNA window from Vanessa tameamea isolate UH-Manoa-2023 chromosome 24, ilVanTame1 primary haplotype, whole genome shotgun sequence contains the following coding sequences:
- the LOC135194099 gene encoding uncharacterized protein LOC135194099, translating into MWSSGAQSAVQYQQHPETNREQAGLHIFLKADTKGPATVKGRRQELPDEENTEPTASARFTTASSTKKRPPRTTPLRVSFEESCDYLAHYCLKAYNTGILCGRTLYYTYHTFKNYCLLDYVNCMERYEVWQVVHMGECFNVTELSEYLVYPYDDDYFLDQYYVLEDH; encoded by the exons ATGTGGAGCTCTGGTGCGCAGAGTGCGGTGCAGTACCAACAGCATCCTGAAACTAATCGCGAGCAGGCTGGACTGCACATAT TTTTAAAGGCAGACACAAAAGGTCCGGCCACTGTTAAAGGTAGAAGACAAGAGTTACCAGATGAGGAAAACACCGAGCCAACAGCCTCTgctag GTTTACGACGGCCTCGTCGACAAAGAAACGCCCACCGCGAACTACGCCACTGCGTGTTTCGTTTGAAGAAAGTTGCGACTACTTGGCACATTATTGCTTAAAAGCCTATAA taCCGGAATACTCTGCGGCAGGACATTGTATTACACTTACCACACCTTCAAAAACTACTGTTTACTTGATTACGTGAATTGCATGGAAAGATACGAAG TATGGCAAGTAGTCCACATGGGGGAATGTTTCAACGTTACTGAACTATCTGAATATTTAG TGTACCCCTATGATGACGACTATTTCCTAGATCAGTACTACGTGCTGGAAGATCACtga